The DNA segment ACAGATTCTGAAAGTTCATCGAAAACGTAACGTTTGGGGCCAATATGCAAAGTTTTAAATCTCAGGGAAAAAGGCACGGACTTCGCCCTGGCAAAAGCGACAAGATGTTTCCGGCAGTTTTGAACGCGGCGCGAAAAGTCTTCACCTACGCTGTAGTCTGTACCTTTGAATTTAGAACCTTTAGAAAGAATTGATTCTTTAGTTTTAAAGGATGTAAACTTAACGATAATTGGGCGTTTCCTGTCCTTAGAGTGTCGTCCGAGGCGATGGGCGCGTTCAATGTCGTTAGGGCTCAACTGGGTGTCCAGGTGGTCAGAGCAGTGGCGAATGATCAAGTCTTCTGTAAGCGAATACGTTTCGGTGGGGTTGGTATCGGGTAAACCATAGAAAAGTAGGTTATTGCGCCGAGAGCGATTCTCTGCGTCATCTAGACGAGCTTCCAGCACACCAACTAAACGAGACGTTGCAGCCGAAGTGGCCTGAATCCCCTCCAGATCATTGCGGAGTGTAGACAGACTTTCGTAGTCAGTTTCTAAGGCGCTGAGACGCGTAGTTAGATTAGTCATTTTCAGGTCTATTGAGAGCAGTTGACCCTTAAGCTCTTGCACTTCCTTAACCAATTCTGTCTGGCCAGTAGACATCTTTTTTAGTTCGCCAAGGATTACGTCTAGCTTCTCGGGGCCGGGATTGCTCTCAATGTCACCGCACATCAGTAATAGGGACCGAACAACATGAAAGCACTCAATACAGGTAGCAAGGCAACACTGGGGGCTCGGAAGCTGTACGAAAAAGTAGTTGCTGGTTTTTTTTGTGAATATAGTTCGATGGTTACCAACCTGCATAGCGAAGAGAAGTGGGTTATGCaaacgtgttgtggcacagccaccgagcccacagggtGCGGTGGATGGTCGCTGCTCCTTTATAGATGGCACGGTGAGTGTTGTTGCTGACGATGGGGCCTCCCAGTCTGCCCTGAGTGTCAAGTTGACTTGAATCGGCGGGTTGGTAGTTGCTGCGCACAATGTCCTTCCGTCAGCCGCGCCGCGCAACGGCGCACGCTCAATCGCGGTCGCCCAGGTAGCGCAAAAGACAGCATTGAGCAAGAGCCAGATGATCGAGGGCGagtgcacctgcatggcgaagacaagtgggttatgcaaacgtgttgtggcacagccaccgagcccaccaaGTGAAAGAAACAAATTCACTCCAGTCCTCCTCGAGGGATGACGGGATCTCAGTTGATCTGATATGTTCGTGTGTGAATTCTTTTCTTCCACTTTGTTTATATGAGCAGCTGGTGTATAAAGGCAAGAGATCTGTTGATAGAAACCGAGTTGTTAGTTAGAGCTCTGCCCTGTCAAGTTCTTTTCTTCCTGTGCTGTCTATCTGCGCTAAAAAAAATTcgagtaatgcaccaactagcctgcaaataCGTTCTCCCAAGTTATAACAACCAGCCCTACAACAAGCCTAACTCATCCTATGCAAATATTGTGGAGCAATTAAGTACACTTTGCAGAATGCTGAGGACTTGGGACTAAAGCTAGCGGCATTGCGATCTCTCGGCAGGGTCGATACACACGCGAGGGAAAAATAATAGTTTCCTTTCAACAAACATGTTAATCCGGTGATTTTCTGCAAGAACTAAACAAAAATATTTCTGTGACGAATTGATATATTAATATACAGAGACACTAAAACGGGCCATAAAAAATGCACTTGCCTGAGGTGCAGTGATGTGTGGTGCACTGCGTTTTCTAAAGAACAACAAAATGGAAAACCTGCACGAATTTTTCATTAGCGTAATTTCTCAGTCAACCGTGACTGCTTAAatttttgcctcgtgctgcattcaGTCAGTTCTTGACACCTATGCGCATCATACCCACATTGAAGGTGTTATGAGGTACAGCGACCATAGGCGGCTTGAGGCTGTAGTGCTTGCCCATGAACTGACCCCATTCTGTTCGCTTTTGTCCTGTTTCTATTGTGCTGCTTGGAAAGTGATGCTTTTCATTGTTTCATTAAAAGGCGTGGTTCTGCATGTGCCAAAAGGTACGaggagaggtggggggggggggggggggggtgccaggATAATTCATCTTGCACCATTTTGAAAGttcacagttttcttttttcacactTCATTAGAAAGTGTCTGTCTCATGCCGCCGTTATTGTATTGTTCGCGTTGCACAGCCCACTATTGTTTGCATTCGATGTTCAATCTGCTCGCGCTGTGCTACGTTCTGTAGCTCCTGTATTTGACAATGCAACTGAGTTGTGGCATGTTTGGCATTTGAGTTTTTATTCTACTTTTCTACTGTTGCTTGCGGTTGTGGTTAGGAACACTTTCTGAGCTGTATATTGCGTTTGTGTTTTTAACCTGCCCTGTAGCGTTCCTACAAACAGCAATGTCAATAAAAAGtgagtaaaaaagaaaagcacatgcTCTTTGATCCGCATAACATATGAATCTGACCGCCAGTATGTCAGCACCATGCATGAGCTATttatacagctttttttttcggaaaagctGAGGCTAATAGTGAAGAAACAATGTTGACTAACACCAAAGACGGAGAAGAAAATCTGGCTGGATCTTGCTTTCAGTTTTCCTGCGGTATATGGCGTGCTTTACGCTAGGATTCACAGCAGATCATCTGCTCACGTATAGAATCTCGCCAAGGTAAGTGTCGGAAGCTTCTTGAGTGAATGATTAAGAAAAGTTGTTTGTATGGCAGTGTGTGCCTCGCGTGCTATGTTGTAACAGGCACTACAACCTCCGTATACGACCTGACGCAGAACTACAGCACCAATAACTGAGCTCCCTCTTCCTAGACGAAAGTCTGGAGGAAAACTGATAACTACTTGCGCAGATTCTCATCTGCCCTTTCCGCTCCATAACCCAGGTCGCAGTTCTAAAGAAAATCGCCGCTTCTGACAAAACTTATATACTTGAAAGGTTCACCAGTTTCACTGGCAGGCCAGCACGAATTGATGGCATCCCTACCCGGTACATTCTGAGGTGCGATCAAGGCGACGCACATTTATCtctcgagaaaagaaaaaaatatctttGCAGATATACACCCGAGGAACCCGATATACACCCGAAGGCTTCATACTCATCGATACTTCACAGAAACTATACCGCAAATTTGCAGAATGCTTTTACTATTGTTgtctcatcaaaaaaaaaaagctaaactgTGCTACAGTTTCGCTGAAACATTCGGCTAGAGCCGTGATGTTTTTCAACTCGCCTTCTTTTCATCTTTCTTGACCGGGTTTAGTTTCTGTGCTTTTTGCGTCTTCTTTCAAtagtttttgttctgcttttttgCTCTTGGCTTATGGATTCCTACGACAATGTCTGCAATGGAATTCAGTTACACGTGAGTACACTCTGGATGGGATCAAAGTAAAGGCTCTCACCATAAAGCTTATTGCGTTTACAATATGCCACGTAGGCCGCAAAGGCCTGCGAGAGCAACGGTAATCATCTGCTTTTTAAATTTGTCCCTTTTACCCCTTCCGTAATCCCTTAGTGGTATGGTGTAGGTTACCACAAACTGTAAGGATGTTTCGGCACCTTCCCTCTTAACTACTTATAACCCGAACGCAGGTTCGCAAAGAATAAAAAAGATTGGTTggaaggaaatgaaaggcgcagtaactgctaAACTTCTTGCTGGACACCACAAACGCGCTGTGAGGGAAGATAGggaggtgggagcgaaagaagagagaaaaaggggccgtagtggagggccccagactaagaccaccgggggatcttaaattcccctgacatcgcgcagcacacgggtaccttttgcatttcgccgctATCGTAACGCGGCCGTGTTTAACCgctgtactccggctcagtagccgagcgccctatacctactaagccactgcggcgggtgctcaaaaaggcgcccgtgtgctgtgtgatgtcggttcTGGtttcgatccccaggtggtattaTGTTGTTATCCtaccaaaagatggcacatacccacactgcgggatcggccaagaatcgggtggctattcacctgtactcaggtaattaaaataattatctttctctctttttctttcacttcctacgCGCGCTTGAGAACTAAGACAATTATAGCAGCTTTAATTTCCTGATATTCAATTTTcatgtgacgcgtttttcggtctcttggatataaatggttcACATGTCGTTTCCCtcacatatcacagccgaccacgactgtaccttcgacgaaaatcccgcggcaaaaagaaaaaaaacaaacgttgacGGAACGGgtgtctcgagtacgccgcaattaatacgggctattcctacGGCAAGATATCTGCGTGCTTTGCTACAAGCgtgcatgcctgtaccgccgcacgcgattagacgacaggcactgccgggcgcgccaatcgcaatgctgggaccatccgcctcgctcgaaagtgatcgtacaactcatttccgccccacgtccgcctggcggaagCAGCTtcaaaacgatcgtacgacggctcTAAGTGAGCGAAGCAGCTCCGGCGCAAACTGCAGCTTCTTTTCCCGACGTCGTCCACCTCGTAGCTACCGTCGCAGTTTCTCCAGCTATTGTAAATTGCCATCTTCCTTATCTGTTCGCGGCAGCGCTGCCGCCGTATGAGGAGCCAGTACAATTAAGAGATAGAAAGAGAGGCCTATGCCAACGGCAGCCTTATGTACCCGCACACGAAGGCGAGAAGGCGGCTTAACACATCGTTAAGGCTAAAAAAGACCGGCGGTGGGCCGCCATGCATCAGGCAACGAAAGCAGCGAGAGATGAGCGGGGCGGGAAATATAGGCGGATGAACTGGGCGGCCCGTAAAGCAGTGTTAGAAACGGCGACAGCCAGTCTGGTTTAGCAAaggcgacagcaagtctcgcctgttggcagcCAAAACTTATGCTTCTACCGGGTGGCTCCGAGCAACTCGATGGTGATCGTTCCTAGGCCGGCTGTCAAGGATTACGCGGAATAGACAcaggtgtcagctggttccaaTTACTGAGCTTTGCCCGGTCGGAGTTAGGGACCCGAAAGAGCAGATAGCTGAAGTTTGAGCACAGCCGGGCCCTTTCTGAAGTCTCCGACGCCGCCGCATTTAGCAAGCGGTCGTCATTTTCCCCAATCGCCGTGACTATGTCGGGGAACAAAAGGGGCTCGTTTCCGGTGGCTCTCCGGCGCTGTGAAcaccgcggcgggctggcggGCATCGGCCCCAACCATCACAGGCATCGCAGGAGAAACGACACGACTTTTCGGCCCCGCTTCCCGACCTTGCGTTTTAACGTTGCGCGTCCGTCGTCATCTAATGAAGAACAGGTGTCGACAGCCCGTGGGAACCCTCGATTGGCAAGATAAGATCACCTTCCGCAGTCGACGTGaacccgacggcatcctcctctctcccaggcTCAACGTGTGACGTGGGCGTGTCTATATATGTTCGGTGGTGTGAGTTTGTCGGAACAAGTGAAAgattcaggccactcccaccccggcgagggcACCTTAACCTGGGGAATCTGGGGAAGATGAACGCTATAAAATAGATCCTGTTTTGCTCTGacgcttgtaaaaatgtaaacaaacctaCTGTGCAGTTTtctccttaacggagtccgacaacatCCTTCTAAGACGGGACATGCGGCGCTGAACGAGTCAGTCTACTCAAGGGCCCTtccgtctccaactctggtggcaccggtgccattgaagcgcaatccccaacactggtggcctgcgatgGGCTTGAACACCCATCCCGAACAGCACTAGAAGCAGCGAGGAACGCTTTAAGCGCTGTTCACCATGAGGAGAAATGATCCAGGGCGGCGGCTCCTAAAGCTGCGAAAGCAGCCAAGGGGGTCATATATGCGCGCTGCCCACGTCGAAGACTACAAGCAGGTGAACGCAGCGGCTTGTCCAGCAGCATTTTGACCTGGCCGATACTCGAGTGCGGCTAACGCCATCTATAGGGCGTTCTACGCCATTTCCTGCAAAGCATTCCATGTTGACGACAAGATGTACTACGAATTTTTTTATCGAGTACCTCGCGTGTACAGCGGCCACGCACTCTCCAAATCATCAGATTGTTCCTGACATTAGGCAGCAAATGTAGCCGTATTCTATATATGGTGGAGTACTTGTCGGCAGCCATCTGGACACTACAATTCCTGGCGTATATATCTGTAGGGAAAATCGTGACAAATTAAGAAGCGCTTACCCGAAGGGTATATGACGACTTATAAGCGTTCGTGGTATGCAAAATGATCAACGCATTAACGGTGCTTACATTACAGAACGGTGACTGTGTTTACATTTTGCTATGTTTTGAAGAGCGCTTTATGATTTGTGAAATCTGTACGCACGAACTTGAAGGATTTTGTCGCACAGCGCGCTTGCGAGCACGCAGCGCTCCGAGGGCATTCGTACTCTTTTCGTCCCGCCTCATGTTTTCGTTCTAATTGAAAACCTGtcttcgcacaatatttcgtcgTTAGCAAGGCAAAATCGCCAGAAATTTCGTTTCATCAGGGTAAGTGGCGATTGGCATTTGTGATAAGTTTGATGTTTTGGAATAGGAAGCCACGCAGAGAATCTAGCGTGCTGTAAACGCAGTGAGGCATGAATGTCGAAATGCTTCGGGTGTGCCCGAGGAACATTAAATTGGATAGTAGTTCTGGAACGGCCTATGAAATGTTTTTCTAAGGTGGGTGTTAAATGCCCGAATCGCGTGTAGATAACAGGCTGTTCAGTACGTGTTTAAAAGCGAGGTATGTTATTTGTAAAATAATTtgctgccattccttttccctcGACTGATGGCGACGTCTACTGCCGGTTCCTAAGGCTAACTCCGCCTTTCAACTCTGAATGGACCCCGTGACGTCAAGGGCTGTCATTGGCGCGTCATGAACACATCGCACCATGTAATTGCTGTGATAAAAAGGCAAGATATATCACTCTTGGGCCTTTACGGGAACCTCCATTTTCTCGGCGCAGGAAGTAGTCTTTTACGGGCATGTTTGTTCGGGCATCCTGTGAGCAGTGGCAAAAATTAGTACTGCACTTGCCATATAAACCTTTTCCGCTCGTAACGCATGTGTCTCTCCTTCGGCTGCACCATCGAATCCTGGTGGGCTCAAACCGCATTTCGCCTGCCATCCACGACTGAACAAGCAATAGCAGTGACAGAAAATAAGACAGTAATGGCGCCACATGACAGAAAACATGTAATGATATAACAGATAACGAAACAATAAATTTTCAAAGTTGTGAACAAGTACTAAGCACGAGTTATCCCCTTACTCATTTTTTTGCGTCACAACACCACGAGAATCAATGATTCCGACCTCAAAAATGTGTTTAATATGTGTTTGTAGATCCACACTTCTTACGAACAACGTCAACTTCAAATATATCATTCTCGAAGAAAACAAAAGGCTCGGACATCAAAGAGTCAGTGTATAAATGTACGAACAACAACACAACAAAACATCGATTTGCTAACAGAACGCCATTACGTCGAATGATATTACATCGGCAAACATAAGACGATGAAGTTAATTGGTAACGAGAGAAGCATCGTGCACGTATATCAACTTCCAAACATGACCACCACGTACACGGTCGCTTACTTGTCAGCACTTCTTACGTCCTTCCAAGTTAAATttgtatttcttgttttcataCGAAAATAAATTAAACTCGGTATTAAACGGGTTCGTTTTGTTTATCCTCCAGAGGTACAGGTGACGGTAGTATGGAAGGGAACATGTTACTGGCATATAACCATGTGATTTCCTCATTATAGTCTAAGTGAcaacaattttgtttctgcttcCTAATAAGGCTTTCTCTGGACAAATAATACCCGCATGACATTTTCAACCAAGATGCATTTATACAAACAGTAAAATTGGCTCTTCGTAAGCAAACTGGCTGTTCAATTTCATATCGGAGCCACACCGCCGAGATTCGTCGTGCGCCTTGGCCGTCTTGATTTTCTATTTTCCTGTCGCTAAATGTAACAGTTGTTAGCCGCCTATTCGTTGCATATTTTCCGCTCAAATCGCCTCCTTAATTGACGCACTTCTCTTCCCCTCGTCCCTGGGTGCCCACTCCCACCTTGTGCATCATAGAAGCGCCGGTTTGCTGACAAAATTGCTTCCCTCTTTGACCACTAGGTGACGTCACTGAGATGAGCTCATCGTTTAGCTGATTTATAACATTAACATAAAAATATCACAGCTAATAATACTGATGACAGTACttataaataaaataatgatAACTGGCAAAGTTAAAATAATCAAAAGTCTAATAAAAATATTGCCAGTTAATTTTTATATATTAAGTACTTTTTAACTGTTTTATTTATGTGTTAATTTCGTAAATCAAATTTTATACATAGCAATAATTTTAACGCGTGCACTTAATTAAGTTTTATTTATGCACAAAGTACGAAGTTCAAATGGGATATTCAGAAAATGTCGTCACGAATGCC comes from the Amblyomma americanum isolate KBUSLIRL-KWMA chromosome 1, ASM5285725v1, whole genome shotgun sequence genome and includes:
- the LOC144114839 gene encoding uncharacterized protein LOC144114839, giving the protein MQVHSPSIIWLLLNAVFCATWATAIERAPLRGAADGRTLCAATTNPPIQVNLTLRADWEAPSSATTLTVPSIKEQRPSTAPCGLGGCATTRLHNPLLFAMQVGNHRTIFTKKTSNYFFVQLPSPQCCLATCIECFHVVRSLLLMCGDIESNPGPEKLDVILGELKKMSTGQTELVKEVQELKGQLLSIDLKMTNLTTRLSALETDYESLSTLRNDLEGIQATSAATSRLVGVLEARLDDAENRSRRNNLLFYGLPDTNPTETYSLTEDLIIRHCSDHLDTQLSPNDIERAHRLGRHSKDRKRPIIVKFTSFKTKESILSKGSKFKGTDYSVGEDFSRRVQNCRKHLVAFARAKSVPFSLRFKTLHIGPKRYVFDELSESVREIP